A window of Argopecten irradians isolate NY chromosome 14, Ai_NY, whole genome shotgun sequence contains these coding sequences:
- the LOC138307356 gene encoding leucine-rich repeat-containing G-protein coupled receptor 4-like yields MTGFTLVCVVILALCHCVLTNDPCPIQGRLGCFCQNGVVDCSNKNLNNIPNFQNTGWAQFTILRLSFNNLQNVPSNAFSNTNVTTIELDHNQISSIATDAFSGISAYLTTLNLESNNLSTASEAFKHLPHLTTLNILHNPVRSVPDPVLYALGTTLLDFSFGDDGLTYWPSTINHLQALKSLHFEGVSMNNIPFDAFHGFELTLRKLTIRRTGVFGVPLAVKELLYLEEFYFDDNINVGDAGILESAFRTNHGSNIGNSPIKTLSLKNNTLTTFPSALQVFPQLENLYMDRNRLWYINDAMVSYVRGYLYNVSLRSCSLDRIPQAILRIIYLRNLDLSENNINSIYSNDFTFRYQNLTHEHLVFLNLANNPLAYIAKDSFVNLVKLTELNITSTQLTAIPKALDLVPSLTHVYVHNTPVECTCDLKWIQSSTAVNVIFDGECDTITQSIGEYITKRVPSCPSK; encoded by the exons atg ACGGGTTTTACATTGGTCTGCGTGGTGATTCTGGCCCTGTGCCATTGTGTACTTACAAATGACCCGTGTCCAATCCAGGGAAGGCTTGGGTGCTTTTGTCAGAATGGAGTCGTCGACTGTTCCAATAAAAACCTCAACAACATCCCTAACTTCCAGAACACGGGGTGGGCCCAATTTACCATCCTCAGACTGTCATTCAACAACCTACAGAATGTCCCCAGTAACGCCTTCAGCAACACCAACGTGACCACGATCGAGCTGGATCATAACCAGATCAGCAGTATAGCAACAGACGCTTTCTCGGGGATTTCAGCGTATCTAACAACACTTAACCTAGAGAGTAACAACCTGAGCACTGCTTCAGAGGCCTTTAAACACCTGCCACATCTCACAACTTTGAACATACTCCATAACCCCGTCAGGTCAGTCCCTGATCCAGTTCTCTATGCTCTGGGAACAACTCTCCTGGATTTCAGCTTTGGAGATGACGGACTGACTTATTGGCCATCAACAATAAACCATTTACAGGCCCTTAAAAGTCTCCACTTTGAAGGAGTAAGTATGAACAACATTCCTTTCGATGCGTTCCATGGGTTTGAACTGACTTTGCGGAAACTTACCATTCGCCGAACAGGGGTATTCGGAGTTCCTCTTGCTGTAAAAGAACTGCTATACTTAGAGGAGTTCTACTTTGATGACAACATTAACGTTGGCGATGCTGGCATACTTGAAAGTGCGTTCAGGACGAATCATGGCAGTAATATAGGAAATTCACCCATTAAAACACTGAGCTTGAAGAACAACACTCTCACCACCTTCCCGTCAGCTCTCCAAGTATTTCCCCAATTAGAAAACCTGTACATGGACAGAAACCGTTTGTGGTATATCAATGATGCCATGGTCTCCTACGTTAGAGGTTATTTGTACAATGTGAGTCTGAGGAGCTGTAGTCTGGACCGTATCCCCCAGGCCATCCTCCGCATCATCTATCTCCGCAACCTTGACCTGTCCGAGAACAACATCAATAGCATATACAGCAATGACTTCACATTCCGCTACCAAAACCTGACACATGAGCATTTAGTGTTTCTGAACCTTGCTAATAACCCTCTGGCATACATAGCGAAAGACTCCTTTGTAAATCTCGTTAAGCTCACTGAACTGAACATCACATCTACACAGTTAACCGCTATACCAAAAGCATTAGACCTCGTCCCAAGCCTTACACACGTCTATGTTCACAATACGCCCGTGGAATGCACGTGCGACCTTAAATGGATACAAAGCAGTACAGCTGTTAACGTGATCTTTGACGGAGAGTGTGACACAATAACTCAGAGTATAGGAGAGTACATCACAAAGAGAGTCCCGTCTTGTCCGTCGAAATGA
- the LOC138307359 gene encoding uncharacterized protein, with the protein MSAAIHLNSTFLLRMMHSIFVWILVWHVCKEANGQVLSTADKEKIQEVLMEQRILENIRSAVLQLCQTPSDLFMLSTIQNLTTRLGEMEKVQKPNERLIIYQTDLLNLTKRIEAIEKISGSDHSTDISLQGIHNLTTRVDAIENTLQHYQNSEMLTLEIQSLAQRIEAIEKKSNNDETSDVSSPGINNITRRIKQIEQLLDTNMYNMTGTTYDVMPSLVIQNLTEKIRAVEESLSSRIKRMECVASFGHRKTIPALQIFEDRCYYIGNGVLNWTDAQAKCQSDGANLLTDPSQEFTDKIREKFENSFWIGARNTNGVFRWISTGGMIADNDSSWKESHSNHDSHDLCVNVFQNNWKWYGDPCNYVYHYVCEL; encoded by the exons aTGTCTGCGGCAATTCATCTGAATTCAACATTTCTCTTACGCATGATGCATTCAATATTTGTATGGATACTTGTGTGGCATGTTTGCAAAGAAGCAAACGGACAAGTTCTATCGACTGCCGACAAAGAGAAAATCCAGGAAGTCCTCATGGAACAGAGGATACTTGAGAACATCAG GTCAGCTGTACTACAACTCTGCCAGACTCCAAGCGATCTCTTTATGTTGTCGACAATACAAAACTTGACCACACGTCTGGGGGAAATGGAGAAAGTCCAGAAACCTAACGAAAGACTCATCATCTACCAGACAGATCTTCTAAATCTTACCAAGCGGATTGAGGCGATTGAAAAGATATCTGGAAGTGACCACAGTACCGATATTTCTCTGCAGGGGATCCATAATCTCACTACACGAGTGGACGCGATTGAGAACACATTACAACATTATCAAAACTCTGAAATGTTGACGCTAGAAATCCAGAGCCTTGCCCAACGTATAGAAGCAATTGagaaaaaatcaaacaatgatGAAACCTCCGATGTTTCCTCGCCAGGAATCAATAATATCACCAGACGTATCAAGCAGATTGAGCAGTTACTGGATACAAACATGTACAACATGACAGGTACAACGTATGACGTCATGCCTTCGCTGGTTATCCAAAACCTTACAGAAAAGATCCGAGCAGTAGAAGAGTCCCTTTCGTCACGGATAAAGCGGATGGAATGCGTCGCTTCTTTTG GACACCGAAAGACAATTCCAGCTCTACAGATATTTGAGGATAGGTGTTACTACATAGGGAACGGGGTTTTGAACTGGACAGACGCTcag GCAAAGTGTCAATCTGACGGTGCCAATCTCCTGACAGATCCAAGCCAGGAATTCACGGACAAGATACGCGAGAAATTCG AAAACAGTTTTTGGATTGGCGCCAGAAATACAAACGGCGTTTTCAGATGGATTTCTACCGGGGGAATGATCGCAGACAATGATTCCAGTTGGAAAGAGAGTCATTCTAACCATGACAGTCacgacttgtgtgtaaatgttttCCAGAACAACTGGAAATGGTACGGCGACCCGTGTAATTACGTATACCACTATGTCTGTGagttataa